AAAAtttacaatataaaaaaatgtattgTCAAGATAAAAAGACGTATTGGTTTActccaacaattttaaaaaaaaaatatagataaataataaaaatattaaataatatgaataatgaatatatcaaatatttattttattaggtatacagatggttattctaatattaaaatttagttgaataatttaaaaatataatgtgttttaatttgattaatagttattcatattattcaaaaaaattattaattacctAACATTATCCTTttaaaaaataccataaaatttaataataaatttttttagtatacaaaaaaattaacccCACTCTCACTCTCACAATCTCACCTCAGTCTCAGACTTTCCACcgtccctttttttttttctttatataatgtGCTCAAAACTCCTCATTTCTCAGTTTCAAaccacaaaaatataaaatagagtCAATATGAAGAGACATCTTCTGACATTGTTATTCTCCTTTCTCCTTCTTGACCCATCTCTTTCACTAATGCAGCTATCTGGCGCTGAAATGTTAAGCGTCGACGTCCAGGGATTCGTCAAGCAATTGAAGCAAATTTTTCCAGATGTGGCACGCGATACCGGACTCAACTTTTTTACGACAATGTTGGGCTATATAAAACAGCCAGGTGCTACGCCGAAGAGTAATATCCCAGGCCTCCATTATGTAAAACAGTATCTCAACAACTACGGTTACTTGCAAGACTCGTACGGCAGTAGTTTCACAGATGAAATGGATCAGAACACCGTTTCCGCCATCAAACAATATCAAAAGTTCTTCCGTCTCCGCGACACCACCGGAAACCTCAACCAAGAGACTCTAGATCTGATTTCGCGGTTCCGCTGCGGTGTCCCGGACGGTAACCTCATCTACTCTCTCTCCCCTACCAACCGTGTGTCGTGGCCTAATGGGAAAAACTGGTACTCTAACCGCCACAATCATCTCACCTACGGTTTTTACCCTCAGTTCCCAGATGACATCGCCACCGTGTTTAGAGACTCATTCAAGCAGTGGTGGTCAGACGCTATAACGGAGGAGCTAAGCCTAACATTCAAAGAGACAAGGTACGAAACgtgttttaaataaaataaaaccttgattaaactcaaataaaaacaTGCCAAAACTAATTATACAACCTTTTTCTTTACCTAATAACTAACTAGAGAAAATTTCATTATTGGGATactaaaatgatatttttttatttataaatatatgtttttttatattttttaaaaaatatttttttattctattttaaattttttattaactaatatcaaccttattttttttaaagaaataaattattttgtacaaaagtattctttaataaaaattttattttttctttgtgtgattaaattttaataactaaaaaattattgaacGGTATTTTAGTAGAAAAATAATctaatcattaaaaaatttttaaaaaatattttagtaaaaaaaatttaatcactaaaaaaattaatttgttaaaatatattttgataaataaaatttagtcactaaaaataaattttttgttaaaagatactttaataaaaagtaatttatttttcttacacGTAAGTtaacataaatttttaaatgggttaaaatttttttttttaagttataagaaaaaatatatataaaagttataacagaaaaaaatgtatattttataaattaaaaaagtattattttagGAATTTTCAGAACAGAAGAGGAGAATTTTCTCAAACTAATATATTAGTAGTTTTGATTATAAgtattttatattgtatttCTTAATTGTTTGTGTATCAGTTACGTCAATGCAGATATCAAGGTTGGACTCCAAAACTTCAACGAGAAGACGGTGGTAGGGGTAAGCCTTATAGAACTTTGTGTGTCTAACAATGCTGTTGGGTACATGCTTTTGGATGCTAATAACAAGAACTGGGCACTTCCAAATGTGGGGTCACTGGGAAGTGGTGGAATTGACTTGGGTGCTGTGGCCATGCACCAGATAGGGCATCTTATTGGGCTTTCACACTCCGGTGACAGTGAATCGGTTATGTATCCGTATATTTTGCCTGGAAACCAGAGGAAGGCGCAGCTCTCAAACGATGATATACAGCAGATCAAGCAACTTTCTTCCGCTAATGGAAATGGAAACGGAGTTGGGTCCAGTCCTTGGGGATTGATTACCACATTATTCCTACTTGGATTTCCATGCTTGTTCCTCTTGTACTAGCTGTCTTAACCTCTACGTGTGACTCTGATTGTGTGAATGTTTTTTTAAGTTTTAGCTTTTTATTTATCGGAAAGTCATTACCTCTTTACCGTCTTGccacatttttattagttaattgATTCGAAAAAtggttttaatattttttaccaAGTTAATAGTCAAAATCTTCCCTCAAACATACCAAATCTCTATTTTGATCTtcgaaagataaaattaatcgAAATCGTCTGCGAAAGATATACGACTTGGTCACGTTAGTCCTTTCGTCAATTGGATGATGACGTGGTGGGTTAATACCACGTGTCACAAGATGATTGGTTGACGTGTCAGATCAGTGACACGTGATACGCCACGCGTCACTTGACATGTAAAAAggttatttataatcaaaatagtccttgaaaactcagacgtaagtcattttcattcctaaaattttaaaaattaatcaaattattccttatataatttttttattttttcttgataatattaaatttgaaatatttttttatactactaattttaatagaaatgtaattgacaaacaaaaaattagtaattgtatcttttcttcttaaaatttttttcaataaaattatctctctcctttaattcttctcaaaatctcttttattcttttctattctaaaacatttttcttaCATTATTACATTTTgctggaatatatatatatatatatatatatatggtgaaTTCTACCCAACTCCctctaaaataacatataaGTCATCCTTTATGATGTGTTACACTCTAATTGATCATTATCTTAACCATAGTTAGATTATTTTGTAATTACTATTTGAGATGGGTAATGgtataatttcttaaaatatcaaaaactCCATTCCCGTCAGGGACGGATCCAAGTGCAGCGGTGTGGGGGCAAGTGCCCCACtacaatttgaaatttttttgagtaatatatgataataatatttatttgcccctattagattattaaatttgactctacaataattttttactcaACTTTTAGTACTTAATcgtcaatttaaaatttttatattagataTTCGTTAGAATGATAAATTCTcaaatttaaacaaaattagtgttcttttttaaaaatcaactcaaaagaatattatttatcttcttttcaaattagttttaatttttgcGTAACAACTATattaattgaaagaactttTTTAACTATGAATATCAATAAGAGTCAGCTTCTAATTGTGTTGGGAAGTGAACTTTTAAATAATTGTTTAGTAATATAtatggaaagaaaaaaattttgatggtAGTGTTAAGAgaaaaattacttaatttttaaaaatataaaacctaaaaaaatagaattttaaattatatattattatttaaatccctattttagtattttaatttgtatattagatattttgaaggctaatcatattttacaataacaaaatataatcataacaataatcatgctatatgtacataaaaaataattatctgtataaaatatatattaaaatataaaatacacattgaaaataagttaaacaatacatgtatttatatatagatatatagtggttaatagataatttaatatttaattttttatatacacatattatttttattataaaaattattatcataatatataaattttgcccCCACTACCAAAATTTTCTGGATCCGTCACTGATTCCCGTTGAagcaactccttccaactcctcCATTATTTCTTCATCACGTAGCTTCAAATCCTTCCAAGCATGTCGTCGACATTTGTGACAAGAAACGACCGTCATCATCTACTGCTCTATCACGCaatttcttctctttctttagTGCATCATCCTTAACGACGTCGTTGAATTTCCTTCGTCCGTAACTTTGCCGTCCTTTCCAACATAGCCGGCGCCAACGTCATCTCCTGGTCCTCTCACTCAATCCCTCGTAGAATAGTTAGTTTGGTTATTAAATTTtgtcattaaaaaatatatctttatttaattacacGATGGAACATATAttcatatgtaaaatataatataataaaataaatctatttgaaatacttaaaaatttaattaaaatcaggaatatacaaatataataataaaatttatactcTAAACAAGTAAACATTTCTTTTATCATACatgaattatttaaaaaaataaataaattgttaaaattaataacacaagtttaaaatgataaaatttgaCTTTctcacaaatatttttttatagtattttattcttttaatttttaatttattagtactttattatttaattaatgactaaacaaattatttttatgagaaatcattttttgtattatcttaaaaaagagaccaatataacagtttaaaaaataatgtaaaaatgacattttaaataaaaaatagttaatattaaaaattttaaatacaatagtaaattgtATAGATATTTAAgatataaatatgaaatacatgtctaaaataaataaaacagataaaaataattctttatTTCTCGTAAGTAtgtctaaaataaataaaacggaCAAAAATAATCCGTTATTTCTCATGAGTACTCCCATTttatctgttttatttattttaggcatatattttatatctatctcttaaatatttatataatttatttttgtatttaaaaattttaatattaaatacattttatttaaaatatcatttttaagtttttttttaaactgTTGTATTGGTCTCttttttaagataataaaaaaataactaaactaACCATTAATTATGTTGGTAAGAAGTGATCCACGGCAGAAAGAGAGATAAAGTGAAGACGACTGGAGATAGCGACGAAGGGGAAGAACGCAAATGGAAATTCAACAACGTCGTTAAGGAATGATGCATTGAAGAGAGAGATTGCATGAGAGGACAGTAGATCGCAACGAGTCGGCGCTGCTTCTTGTCACCACCGCGGCGACGACGATACTTGGAAGGGCCGAAGTTACATGATGAAAAAAGAATGGAGGAGTAAAGATATACTTCAATTAACAGGAGTaaagttttaatattttaaaaaattatatcattacCCATCTCAAATcataaattacaaaatattcCAACTATGGTTAAGATACTGACCAATTAGAGTGTAGCACATCATGAAGGGTAACttacatgttattttagagGGGATTGGGTAGAattcacctatatatatatatatatactcaaaattgaaatgtatgtatttattaacctaaacaaagttatatactcaaaatcaaaatttatgtattaaaagaaaaattatataatctatctcaaacatatgaaacacacaaaaatttattatgatctTTGCATATAGTACGCTTAAAAAGCAATTCGTTTagcatatataataataataataataattaagcaacaaattttcaatattttgtaaagtttgaaattgaaacaaaatttgtggATCTTCTTGAATTTTGACTTTTAATATAATTACCATTAAATCCTATATATAAGTAATACcgtaatgaaaaaaaaaaagatgtagtagaaaaaaattagtggtataactttgtttaggttaacatacataaattttgattttgagtatataactttgtttaggttaacaaatacatatattttaattttgagcaTATATATATCCCAGTAAAATATGATAATGTAAGAAAAAGgttttagaatagaaaagaataagagagattttgagaagaattaaatgagagaaataattttattgaaaaaaattttaagaagaaaagatacaattactaattttttgtttgtcaattacatttctattaaaattagtagtatcaaaaaatattttaaatttaatattatcaaaaaaataaaaaaatatttaaggactaatttgattaatttttaaaattttaagcatgaaaatgacttacgtcTAAACTTTTAAagactattttgattataaataatttttttacatgtcaagtgatacgggcatgccacgtgtcactgatCTGACACGTGGCATGCCACATATCACTGATCTGATACGTCAACCAATTATCTTGTGACACGTCATCATCCAACTAACGGAAGGACTAACGTGACCAAGTCGTGTATCTTTAAGGGACAATTTcg
The genomic region above belongs to Arachis stenosperma cultivar V10309 chromosome 5, arast.V10309.gnm1.PFL2, whole genome shotgun sequence and contains:
- the LOC130980678 gene encoding metalloendoproteinase 5-MMP-like translates to MQLSGAEMLSVDVQGFVKQLKQIFPDVARDTGLNFFTTMLGYIKQPGATPKSNIPGLHYVKQYLNNYGYLQDSYGSSFTDEMDQNTVSAIKQYQKFFRLRDTTGNLNQETLDLISRFRCGVPDGNLIYSLSPTNRVSWPNGKNWYSNRHNHLTYGFYPQFPDDIATVFRDSFKQWWSDAITEELSLTFKETSYVNADIKVGLQNFNEKTVVGVSLIELCVSNNAVGYMLLDANNKNWALPNVGSLGSGGIDLGAVAMHQIGHLIGLSHSGDSESVMYPYILPGNQRKAQLSNDDIQQIKQLSSANGNGNGVGSSPWGLITTLFLLGFPCLFLLY